The nucleotide sequence ATATATTCATCATGGAGATAAACAATACAAAGACGGAATTGGGATAACTTCTAAAAAGGTATATGAAAATATGAAAAATGGTGAAGTTTATAAAACATCTCAGGTAGCAGTAAATGATTTTATGGAAAAATTTGAAGAATACGCTAAAAAGGACAAGACAGTTATCTATCCTGCTTTTTCTTCTGAGCTTTCCGGGACTTTTCAGTCTGCTGTACTTGCCAAAAATAAGATAAAGGAAAAATATCCTGATTTTGATATTACAATTATAGATACAAAATCAGCAAGTATGGGAGTTGGTCTTGCTCTTTATAATGTTTTGCAGGAGATGGAAAAAAATAATTTAAATAAGAAAGAAATAATAGAGAAAATAAAATATTATGCTGAACATATGGAACATATTTTTACTGTAGAAGATTTGGACTATCTTGTCAGAGGAGGAAGATTAAATAAGATTTCTGGTTTAGTTGGTGGTATTTTAAATATTAAACCAATAATTGAAGTTGAAAATGGCAAATTAGAACAATTAGAAAAGAAAAAAGGAAGTAAAAAGGTAAGGAAAAGAATTATTGAATTATTTTTAGAAAAAGGAACTAATATAGCTGAACAAAATCTAGCAATCCTACATGCTAATTCTAAAAAGAAGGCGGAAGAATTTAAATCAGAAATTGAAGAAAAAACAAAATATAAATCAGTTATTTTTAGTGATATTGGGGCTGTAATAGGTGCTCATACTGGACCAGGAACTTATGGGATTATCTTTTTAAATGAAAAGAGAAAAGTCAATGAAGTAGAAATTTATAAATAATTTAATATCTAAAAAAGCTGCCATTACTTTATTAATATCAAACTGGCAGCTTTTTTTATGAAATTTATTTAGCTTTAGGTAATTCATAATCTATACTATCAAAGTAATTTCCAAGTAAAATTGCACTAATTATTACAAATGGAAGAGATATACCAAGTCTT is from Halanaerobiales bacterium and encodes:
- a CDS encoding DegV family protein; this translates as MKIKFILDSAADMPEELTDKYDIDVFPLYIHHGDKQYKDGIGITSKKVYENMKNGEVYKTSQVAVNDFMEKFEEYAKKDKTVIYPAFSSELSGTFQSAVLAKNKIKEKYPDFDITIIDTKSASMGVGLALYNVLQEMEKNNLNKKEIIEKIKYYAEHMEHIFTVEDLDYLVRGGRLNKISGLVGGILNIKPIIEVENGKLEQLEKKKGSKKVRKRIIELFLEKGTNIAEQNLAILHANSKKKAEEFKSEIEEKTKYKSVIFSDIGAVIGAHTGPGTYGIIFLNEKRKVNEVEIYK